One part of the Vitis riparia cultivar Riparia Gloire de Montpellier isolate 1030 chromosome 6, EGFV_Vit.rip_1.0, whole genome shotgun sequence genome encodes these proteins:
- the LOC117916017 gene encoding NAD(P)H-quinone oxidoreductase subunit N, chloroplastic, with protein MEAAACLQYKAPRVVVSPNRCVMMNRSLNMVIVKRRSSYSVVRCSGGGGGGIGIGDLVGGDLVKLDLGRWLSDVEEHKALAIYSPHEGGYEGRYLNRLRYQGYYFLDLSARGLGDPEATLTKIHPVCPAHVGKQPIARWYFPPEVDYRLSLLPPNAKGLVVWIIEAKVLSKSELQFLALLPTLRPKVRVIAECGNWRKFMWKPLKEVAALTGNEDA; from the exons ATGGAAGCCGCGGCCTGCTTGCAGTATAAGGCGCCAAGGGTGGTGGTGTCACCAAACAGGTGCGTGATGATGAACAGAAGCCTGAATATGGTGATAGTGAAGAGGAGGAGTTCATATTCAGTAGTGAGGtgtagtggtggtggtggaggggGGATTGGAATTGGCGACCTGGTAGGAGGAGATTTGGTGAAATTAGATCTGGGGCGTTGGCTCTCGGACGTGGAAGAACACAAAGCCCTGGCCATATACTCTCCCCACGAGGGAGGCTATGAGGGTCGATATCTCAACAGGCTGAGGTACCAGGGCTACTATTTCCTTGACCTCTCAGCTCGTGGCCTGGGTGATCCTGAAGCCACTCTCACTAAGATTCACCCCGTTTGTCCC GCTCACGTTGGGAAGCAGCCCATTGCAAGGTGGTATTTTCCCCCAGAAGTGGATTATAGGCTCTCTTTACTGCCTCCAAACGCTAAGGGACTTGTGGTCTGGATCATTGAAGCCAAG GTTCTCTCAAAGTCGGAATTGCAGTTTCTTGCCTTGCTGCCCACCCTCCGTCCCAAGGTCAGGGTCATTGCAGAATGTGGAAACTG GAGAAAATTCATGTGGAAGCCACTCAAAGAGGTTGCCGCACTCACTGGGAACGAGGATGCATGA